The sequence CTCGCTCTGCGACAACGCGGCGCTCCTCAGCGCCCTAACCAACGACGTCGGCTTCAACCGGATCTTCCTCGAGCAGCTCGACGGCCGCGTGGTCGCGGGCGACGTGCTCGTGTGCCTGAGCGTGCACGGCGGCTCGGGCGCCGATCGCGCCGGCCCGTGGTCGCAGAACCTCGTCGCCGCCGCGGATTTCGCGAAGAAGGCGGGGGCCAAGGTGGTCGCGCTCGTCGGCTACGACGGCGGCGCCCTGCGCCAGATGGCCGACGCCAGCGTGATCGTGCCGAGGACGCGGGCGGGCTACACGTCAACGCCGCACGTGGAGGGCTTCCACGAGGTTTACCACCACCTCATCTGCGAGCGGCTCCTCCAGCTCGTGGCCGAGAGCTGAGCGCCGCGTGGCGAGGCGCGGGATCCTGCTCGACCGCGACGGCACGCTCATCGACGTGGTGCGCGATCCCGAGCTCGGCGTCGTCGTGACGGCGTTTCATCCGGATCAGATCCGCGTCCTCCCCGGCGCGATCGAGGGGCTGCGGCGCCTCGCGGGCGCGGGGTTCCTTCTGGCGATCGCGACCAACCAGCCGGGCGCGGCGAAGGGCCAGGTCCCGTGGGGGGCGATCGAGCGCACGAACCGCGCGCTCGTCGATCGGCTCCGCGAGGCCGGCGTCGCGATCGCGGCGCTCGCGGTGTGCCCGCACCACCCCGAGGGCGGGCCAGGCGGCGATCCGGCGCTCATCGGCCCGTGCGATTGCAGGAAGCCGAAGCCGGGCATGCTCACGGCGCTCGCGCGCGATCTCGATCTCGACACCGCGGCGAGCTGGATGATCGGCGACGCGCCGAGCGACGTGGCGGCCGCGCGCGCGGCGGGCATGCGGGCGGGCCTCATCATGGATGGACGCCGCTGCGAGCTGTGCCCGCTCCGCGGCGAGGCCGATCTCCCCTGCCCCGATCGCGCGGCGCCGCGCCTCGATCTCCTGGCCGCCGAGATCCTCGCCGAGCCGCGCGGCTAGCGGGCTCTTGCGCGCCACGCCGCGCCGCGCCGCCCGATAGCCCGCGCGCGGCGTGCTACCGTCCCGCCGTGACGCCTCCTCCGGATCACGACGGCGGCGCGCTCGACGATCGGGGCGCCCGCGACGACACCCCGGCCACCGCGGCCGAGCTCGACGCCCGCCTCTCGGCGGCCCGCTACATCTCCGATCCGGCGACCTCGCTCGCGCTCTGGCTCGCCCTCCGGATGGATCGGCCGCTCCTGCTCGAGGGGCCGGCGGGCGTCGGCAAGACCGATCTCGCCCGCGCGGCCGCCGAGGCGCTCGGCCGAGGGCTCATCCGGCTCCAGTGCTACGAGGGCCTCGACGAGGCGAAGGCGCTCTACGAGTGGGACTACGCGAAGCAGATGCTCTACACGCAGCTGCTGCGCGACGCCGTCGCGAAGGAGATCGTCGGCGCCGCGAGCCTCGCCGCGGCCGCGCGCGCGATCGCGGGGAGCGAGGCCTCGTTCTTCAGCGAGCACTTCCTGATCGCGCGCCCGCTCCTCGCGGCGCTCCGGAGCGCCGCGCCGGTCGTCCTGCTCATCGACGAGGTCGATCGTGCGGATCCTGAGTTCGAGGCGTTCCTCCTCGAGGTGCTCTCCGACATGCAGGTCACGATCCCCGAGCTCGGCACGATCCGCGCCGCGCGCCCGCCGCTCGTCCTGCTGACGACGAACGCGACGCGCGAGATGACCGAGGCGCTGCGCCGCCGGTGCCTGCACGCGTTCCTGGACTACCCGCCGCCGTCGCGCGAGGTCGCCATCCTGAAGGTCGCCCTCCCGGGGATCGAGCCCCGCCTCGCGGCGCAGATCGTGGCGTTCGTCGGCGCCCTGCGGGCCATGGATCTGCGGAAGTCTCCCGCGATCAGCGAGACGATCGACTGGGCCCGCGCGCTGCTCCTGCTCGGCAAGCGCGCGGTGACGCCGGAGATCGCGCGCGACACGCTCGGCGTCCTGCTCAAGCACCAGAGCGACCGCGGCGACGCGGAGGCGAAGCTCGGCGCCCTCGTGCGGGCCGCCGAGCACGCGGGCGCGGGCGAGCCGGCTACCTGAGCTCGGCCACCTTCTCGCCGAACAGCTTCTCGAGCCGCCCGAGCATGGCGTCGTTGGGCTCGACGCGGAGATCGCGCCCCAGCGCCAGCACCGCCTCTGCCCCGTCGTCGAGCTGGATCACGAGCTGCACCGGGCACACCCCGGGGCTCGCCCGCAGCAGCGCCCCGAGCCGATCGATGTGCTCGCGCCTGGCGCTGCGCGACTTCAGCGTGATCGCCACGCTCCGCGTCTGCGCGAGGATGGCGTCGGCGAGCGGCTGCACCTCGTCGAGCAGCAGGGTCGGCTCGCGCGGCGCGGCCTCGGCCTCCTCGGCCCCCTCCTCCACCATCGGGAAGCTGATCTTCCCCGAGATCAGGACCGGCTCCCCTCGGTTCAAGAGGTCCGCGTAGCTCTCGATCTGCTTCTCGCGCACCTTGACCTCGACCCGGCCGGTCGTGTCCTCGAGCACGAAGAACGCGATCTTGCCGCCACCTCCCTTGAAGATGCGCTCGCGGTAGCCCTCGACCATCCCGCCGACGCGCACCCTGGCCCAGGCATCCATGCCGGCCAGCGCGCTCACCGCGGTCACGTCGAAGCGGTTCATGTCGACGCCGTACCGATCGAGCGGGTGCCCCGAGACGTAGAACCCGAGCGACTGCTTCTCCCGCGAGAGCGTCTCGCGCAGATCCCAGTCCTCGGCCATCGGGTAATCGTCCAGCCTCACCTCGCTCTTGGACGCCACCGCCGCGAACAGGCCGATCTGCGCGCTGTTCCGCTCCTTGCTCGCGGAGCGCGAGCGCTCGAGCGCCCTGTCGATGCCGGTGAACGCCCGCGCCCGCGAGATGCCCCGCGCGTGGAGGCTCGCGTCGAACGCGCCGCACTGCACGAGCGCCTCGAACACTCCCTTGTTGACCCGCCGCGGATCGACCCGCTCGGCGAAGTCGAACAGATCCGCGAACGCGCCGCCCGCGTCCCGCGCCTCGAGGATCGCCTCGAGCGCCGACTCGCCGACGCCGCGGATCGCGCCCATTCCGAAGCGGATCTTCGGGTCGTACGGGTCCCTCACCCGCGAGCCTCCGCGCCGGGTGCCGGCCATGCGCTTGCCGTTCGTCGCCGGCTTCGCGCTGTAGACGACGGTGAAGTCCGTCTTGGACTCGTTGATCTCGGGCGGGAGGATCTCGACCCCCCACGCGCGCCCCTCCGCGATGATCCGCACGACCTTCTCGATCTTGTCGCGGTCGGCGGTCATCAACGCGCAGAGGAACTCGACCGGGTAATGCGCCTTGAGGTACGCCGTCTGGTAGGTGAGCAGCGCGTACGCCGCCGAGTGGCTCTTGTTGAAGCCGTAGCCCGCGAAGTACTCGAGGAGCCCGAAGATGCGTTCGGCGTCCTCGCCCTTCACCCCGTTCTTGAGCGAGCCGTCGACGAACGTCGCCTTCTGCTTCGCCATCTCCTCGGGCTTCTTCTTGCCCATGGCGCGCCGGAGCAGATCGGCGCCGCCGAGCGTGTAGCCCGCGAGCTTCTGCGCGATCTGCATGACCTGCTCCTGGTAGACGATGACGCCGTACGTCGGCTGGAGGAGCTCGTCGACGAGCGGGTGCATCTTCTCGATCGGCTTGCGGCCGTGCTTGCAGTCGACGAAGTCCTTCACCATGCCGGTGCCGAGCGGCCCGGGCCGGTAGAGCGCCACGGCGGCGACGATGTCCTCGAAGGCGTCCGGCTTGAGGTCCTTGAAGAGCTGCTGCATGCCGCTCGACTCGAGCTGGAACACGCCCGTGGTCTCGCCCGACTGGAGGAGCGCGTAGGTGGCGGTGTCGTCGAGCGGCACCGTGTTCACGTCGAAGCGCTTGCCCTCCTTGTCCGCGAGGTCCGGCCGCGCGTTCACGAGCCGCACCGCGATGTCGATGACGGTGAGCGTCTTCAGCCCGAGGAAGTCGAACTTCACGAGCCCGGCCAGCTCGGCGTCGTCCTTGTAGTACTGCGTGACGAGCTGCTCGCCGTTCTTGAAGCAGGGGACGTGATCCCAGAGCGGCCCCTCGCTGATCACGACGCCGGCGGCGTGCATGCCCGCGTGCCGCGTCAGCCCCTCGAGCTTCTGCGCCTGCTTCAGGAGCTCCGCGACCGTGGGATCGCTCTCCTTGAGGGCCTTGAGCTTCGGCTCGATGTCGAGCGCCTCCGGGATCGTGTACATGATCCCCGGGCTCTTCTGCGGGATGAGGCTCGCGATCTTCTGCGCCTCGTTCGCGGGGAACGCCATCGCCCGCGCGACGTCCTTGATCACGCTCCGCGCCTTGAGCTCGTGGAACGTCGCGATCTGCCCGACGGAGGGTTTGTCGGCCTCCTTGCTGTACTTCTTGGTGACGTAGGAGATGACCTCGTCGCGCCGGTCCATGCAGAAATCGACGTCGAAGTCCGGCATGCTCACGCGCTCCGGGTTCAGGAAGCGCTCGAACAGCAGGTTGTACGGCAGCGGATCGAGATCGGTGATCTCCATGGCATAGGCGACGAGCGAGCCCGCGCCCGAGCCGCGGCCCGGCCCGACCGGGATGCCGTGGTCCTTGGCGTACTTGATGAAGTCCCAGACGATGAGGAAGTAGCCTGGGAAGTCCATCTGAACGATGACGTTGAGCTCGACGTCGAGCCGCGCGCGGTAGGTCGCCTCGTCCACTCTCCTGCCCGTCTGCGCGATCTGGGCGAGCCGCTTCGTGAGGCCGTCGTGCGCCACGTGCCGGAAGTACGCTGCCGAGTCCGCGAACCCGCTCGGCAGCGGGAACGTCGGGAGCATCGGCTTGCCGAGCTTGAGCTTGAGCGTCGAGCACCGCTCGGCGATCTCGAGCGTCGAGCGCACCGCCTGCGGGTGGTCGCGGAACAGGTGCATCATCTCGTCGGCGGGCTTGAGGAACATCTCGAAGCTGCCGTGGTGCGCGGCGCTCGCCTCCGCGAACGTGCGGTTGGCCGCGATGCACGACAGGTAGAGCTGCCCCTCGCCGTCCTCGCGCGCGCCGAAGTGCGCGTCGTTGGTCGCGACGAGCGGAAGCCCCAGATCGCCCGCCGCCCGCGCCAGGATGCCGTTGAGCACCGACTGCTCGACCAGCCCGTGGTCCTGCAGCTCGACGTAGAGGCTCCCCGGCTGGAAGCAGTCCCTGAGCCGGCTGAGCGCCTCGCGCCCCTCCCCCTCGCCCTGCTCGAGGATCCGCTGGGCGACCACGCCGCCCATGCAGCCGGTCAAGCCGATGAGCCCCGCGCTGTACTGCGCCACCGTGTCGAGCCGCACGCTCGGCGCGAGCCCGCTCGCGGGATCGACGTGCCCCTTGGAGACGATGCGGACGAGGTTCTTGTAGCCCTCCTCGGACGCGGCGAGCAGCACGAGGTGATCGACGGGCGTCTCGT is a genomic window of Sorangium aterium containing:
- a CDS encoding D-sedoheptulose-7-phosphate isomerase — its product is MPQSTHDFVEKYLRETSEIALATSPDDMARVIEILFDAYRSDRTIYTCGNGGSAANASHLACDIAKFTWVDGKRRFKCTSLCDNAALLSALTNDVGFNRIFLEQLDGRVVAGDVLVCLSVHGGSGADRAGPWSQNLVAAADFAKKAGAKVVALVGYDGGALRQMADASVIVPRTRAGYTSTPHVEGFHEVYHHLICERLLQLVAES
- a CDS encoding D-glycero-alpha-D-manno-heptose-1,7-bisphosphate 7-phosphatase, which translates into the protein MARRGILLDRDGTLIDVVRDPELGVVVTAFHPDQIRVLPGAIEGLRRLAGAGFLLAIATNQPGAAKGQVPWGAIERTNRALVDRLREAGVAIAALAVCPHHPEGGPGGDPALIGPCDCRKPKPGMLTALARDLDLDTAASWMIGDAPSDVAAARAAGMRAGLIMDGRRCELCPLRGEADLPCPDRAAPRLDLLAAEILAEPRG
- a CDS encoding AAA family ATPase, whose product is MTPPPDHDGGALDDRGARDDTPATAAELDARLSAARYISDPATSLALWLALRMDRPLLLEGPAGVGKTDLARAAAEALGRGLIRLQCYEGLDEAKALYEWDYAKQMLYTQLLRDAVAKEIVGAASLAAAARAIAGSEASFFSEHFLIARPLLAALRSAAPVVLLIDEVDRADPEFEAFLLEVLSDMQVTIPELGTIRAARPPLVLLTTNATREMTEALRRRCLHAFLDYPPPSREVAILKVALPGIEPRLAAQIVAFVGALRAMDLRKSPAISETIDWARALLLLGKRAVTPEIARDTLGVLLKHQSDRGDAEAKLGALVRAAEHAGAGEPAT
- the dnaE gene encoding DNA polymerase III subunit alpha, whose translation is MTAEFIHLHVHSQYSLLDGSLRVKDLAARAKSLGMRAVALTDHGNMFGAIQHYKACKDQGIGAIIGCEVNVARSWGASAGQVSRSGVDETPVDHLVLLAASEEGYKNLVRIVSKGHVDPASGLAPSVRLDTVAQYSAGLIGLTGCMGGVVAQRILEQGEGEGREALSRLRDCFQPGSLYVELQDHGLVEQSVLNGILARAAGDLGLPLVATNDAHFGAREDGEGQLYLSCIAANRTFAEASAAHHGSFEMFLKPADEMMHLFRDHPQAVRSTLEIAERCSTLKLKLGKPMLPTFPLPSGFADSAAYFRHVAHDGLTKRLAQIAQTGRRVDEATYRARLDVELNVIVQMDFPGYFLIVWDFIKYAKDHGIPVGPGRGSGAGSLVAYAMEITDLDPLPYNLLFERFLNPERVSMPDFDVDFCMDRRDEVISYVTKKYSKEADKPSVGQIATFHELKARSVIKDVARAMAFPANEAQKIASLIPQKSPGIMYTIPEALDIEPKLKALKESDPTVAELLKQAQKLEGLTRHAGMHAAGVVISEGPLWDHVPCFKNGEQLVTQYYKDDAELAGLVKFDFLGLKTLTVIDIAVRLVNARPDLADKEGKRFDVNTVPLDDTATYALLQSGETTGVFQLESSGMQQLFKDLKPDAFEDIVAAVALYRPGPLGTGMVKDFVDCKHGRKPIEKMHPLVDELLQPTYGVIVYQEQVMQIAQKLAGYTLGGADLLRRAMGKKKPEEMAKQKATFVDGSLKNGVKGEDAERIFGLLEYFAGYGFNKSHSAAYALLTYQTAYLKAHYPVEFLCALMTADRDKIEKVVRIIAEGRAWGVEILPPEINESKTDFTVVYSAKPATNGKRMAGTRRGGSRVRDPYDPKIRFGMGAIRGVGESALEAILEARDAGGAFADLFDFAERVDPRRVNKGVFEALVQCGAFDASLHARGISRARAFTGIDRALERSRSASKERNSAQIGLFAAVASKSEVRLDDYPMAEDWDLRETLSREKQSLGFYVSGHPLDRYGVDMNRFDVTAVSALAGMDAWARVRVGGMVEGYRERIFKGGGGKIAFFVLEDTTGRVEVKVREKQIESYADLLNRGEPVLISGKISFPMVEEGAEEAEAAPREPTLLLDEVQPLADAILAQTRSVAITLKSRSARREHIDRLGALLRASPGVCPVQLVIQLDDGAEAVLALGRDLRVEPNDAMLGRLEKLFGEKVAELR